The proteins below are encoded in one region of Macrococcus armenti:
- a CDS encoding EamA family transporter produces MSNTTKGIILVTLGAMFWGIGGTVSQQMFQTFNLPLDWFITVRLFFSGIFLLLLALIRNQPIFHVFKDRYTMVHLIIYSIFGMLAVQYTFLASIEAGNAAVATLLQYLAPIVILIFLLVTRKTSFRVIDFIIIAASTFGTFLLLTSGNINNVVVAPAAIIWGLLSAVAAAFYTMYAGRLFIHHKPLVIIGWAMLFAGIFISVFNRHWHINPFSMGGTAVMYLAFVIIVGTALAFFLYLLSVKFIDPQLTALLGCIEPLTAVILSIIWLKQPFDFIQVIGMMIILGVVLFISMMNSKKKRHHSLRDILLSLFLFKCLSSIFKI; encoded by the coding sequence ATGAGTAACACAACTAAAGGCATTATCCTTGTAACATTAGGCGCAATGTTCTGGGGAATCGGTGGAACAGTATCTCAGCAAATGTTTCAGACATTCAATCTGCCACTGGATTGGTTTATTACTGTACGATTATTTTTTAGCGGCATATTCTTATTACTTCTTGCTTTAATAAGAAATCAGCCGATATTCCACGTGTTTAAAGATCGTTACACGATGGTTCACCTAATCATCTATTCGATATTCGGTATGCTGGCTGTGCAGTATACATTTCTCGCATCAATAGAAGCAGGTAACGCTGCTGTAGCTACATTACTGCAATATTTAGCACCGATTGTCATTCTTATATTTCTACTTGTTACACGTAAAACAAGTTTCAGAGTCATTGACTTTATCATAATAGCTGCTTCAACTTTCGGTACTTTTCTACTATTAACAAGCGGCAATATTAATAATGTTGTAGTTGCACCTGCAGCCATTATATGGGGATTACTCAGCGCTGTAGCTGCTGCATTTTATACGATGTATGCCGGAAGACTATTCATTCATCATAAGCCCCTTGTCATTATCGGATGGGCAATGTTGTTTGCAGGAATTTTCATCAGCGTGTTTAACCGTCATTGGCATATCAATCCTTTTTCAATGGGAGGCACTGCTGTTATGTACCTTGCTTTTGTTATCATCGTAGGTACCGCTTTAGCGTTCTTCCTGTATTTACTCAGCGTAAAATTTATCGATCCACAGCTTACAGCACTGCTTGGATGTATCGAACCACTAACTGCTGTGATTTTAAGTATTATATGGTTAAAGCAGCCATTTGATTTTATTCAAGTTATCGGGATGATGATTATTCTCGGCGTTGTCCTATTTATATCAATGATGAATTCAAAAAAAAAAAGACATCATAGTTTGAGAGATATATTATTATCTCTCTTTTTATTTAAATGCTTATCTTCAATCTTTAAGATATAA
- a CDS encoding biotin transporter BioY: MKLKDLVIIAMFAALISAMGIIPPIPVPGLPVPIVLQNLGIMLAGCLLGRKKGTIAVLIFLLLAAVGAPVLSGGRGGFALFFGPTGGYLLSYIVVAYLIGLFTDKMKQLSVWKVFIINALVGVILCNLIGGAFMSQNLHMDLIKAYMSVLVFLPGDFIKALLAAILAVSLRKNPQVKRSLNI, translated from the coding sequence ATGAAATTAAAAGATTTAGTCATCATCGCGATGTTTGCAGCATTAATTTCTGCAATGGGGATTATTCCACCAATTCCGGTACCTGGATTACCAGTACCAATCGTGCTGCAAAATTTAGGTATTATGTTAGCGGGTTGTTTATTAGGGCGTAAGAAAGGAACAATTGCTGTCCTCATCTTCCTGTTACTTGCAGCAGTCGGTGCACCTGTATTATCAGGTGGCCGCGGAGGATTTGCATTATTTTTCGGTCCGACAGGTGGATATTTATTGTCATACATTGTTGTAGCGTATTTAATTGGATTATTTACAGATAAGATGAAACAACTTTCAGTATGGAAAGTATTTATCATTAATGCGCTTGTCGGTGTCATCTTATGTAACTTAATCGGTGGTGCTTTTATGTCACAAAACTTACATATGGATTTAATAAAGGCATATATGTCTGTATTAGTATTCTTGCCAGGTGATTTCATTAAAGCATTACTGGCAGCAATACTTGCTGTAAGTTTACGAAAAAACCCACAAGTGAAGAGAAGCTTAAATATATAA
- a CDS encoding ABC transporter substrate-binding protein: protein MKKLLMLIVACIVVLAACGSKETKTERTDAQVEFKTDSGKTIKIPKAPKRIVVMGASYAGNLIDLGVTPVGADQYAFQSDILKPKLKGVEQLNPGDIEKIAKLKPDLIISFDTDKDNKKYEKIAPTIPFTYTKHGYLEVHELLGKIVGKEKEAKAFVDKWHEETKKDGEEIKKHLGADKTYSIFQFFQKEIYVYGDNWGRGSEIIYQAFGLKMQDKIVKDVKPTGWKKVSSESLGQYAGDVVLVSSDSGAVSNTVTESSLWKNMDAVKNNRLVEYDAEDFWFNDPISLEHQRKVLKEKLMNLK from the coding sequence ATGAAGAAATTGCTCATGTTAATTGTTGCATGTATCGTAGTGCTTGCAGCATGTGGTAGTAAAGAAACAAAAACAGAGCGTACAGATGCGCAAGTTGAATTTAAAACAGATAGCGGTAAAACAATCAAGATTCCTAAAGCACCGAAGCGAATCGTTGTAATGGGTGCGAGTTATGCAGGGAATTTAATTGATTTAGGAGTAACTCCAGTTGGTGCAGATCAATATGCGTTCCAATCTGATATTTTAAAACCTAAGTTAAAAGGTGTAGAACAATTAAATCCTGGCGATATCGAGAAGATTGCGAAATTAAAACCAGACTTAATTATTTCTTTTGATACAGATAAAGATAACAAGAAATATGAGAAAATAGCGCCGACAATTCCTTTCACATATACAAAACACGGTTATTTAGAAGTACACGAATTACTAGGTAAAATTGTAGGTAAAGAAAAAGAGGCAAAAGCTTTTGTCGATAAGTGGCATGAAGAAACGAAAAAAGATGGAGAAGAAATTAAGAAACATCTTGGTGCTGACAAAACATATTCTATCTTCCAGTTCTTCCAGAAAGAAATTTATGTATACGGAGATAATTGGGGACGTGGTTCAGAGATTATTTATCAGGCATTCGGTTTAAAGATGCAGGATAAAATCGTAAAAGATGTTAAACCAACAGGCTGGAAGAAAGTGTCTTCTGAAAGCTTAGGCCAATATGCAGGTGATGTTGTACTTGTATCTAGTGATTCAGGTGCAGTCAGCAACACGGTAACAGAATCAAGCTTATGGAAAAACATGGACGCAGTTAAAAATAATCGTCTCGTAGAATATGATGCGGAGGATTTCTGGTTTAACGATCCAATCTCGTTAGAACATCAGAGAAAAGTATTAAAAGAGAAGTTAATGAACTTAAAATAA
- a CDS encoding DedA family protein — protein MQQWIMHVMEQFGYLGVFLLILLENVFPPIPSEIILTFGGFMVDQSPKLSFIGMLTASTLGAVSGAIILYYLGHILGLRRIEKIIDKYGFILRLEIDDIHKANKWFNKYGYTAVFLCRFVPLIRSLISIPAGLSQMALVPFIIYTTIGTIIWNAVLIYLGMALGQNWEKVLYYFDMYSNVFYMIIVILLIAGIIYLYKRKR, from the coding sequence ATGCAGCAATGGATTATGCACGTCATGGAACAGTTCGGTTACTTAGGCGTATTCTTACTCATATTACTTGAAAACGTATTTCCACCTATCCCATCCGAAATTATATTAACTTTTGGTGGGTTTATGGTTGACCAGTCTCCAAAACTTTCTTTTATCGGTATGCTCACTGCTTCAACACTTGGGGCAGTGAGTGGTGCAATTATACTATATTACCTGGGACATATACTTGGCCTTCGTAGAATTGAGAAAATTATTGATAAGTATGGCTTTATCCTTCGTCTGGAGATCGATGATATTCATAAAGCAAACAAATGGTTTAACAAGTATGGCTATACCGCTGTTTTCCTATGCCGCTTCGTCCCTTTAATCAGAAGTTTAATATCGATACCTGCTGGACTTAGTCAGATGGCACTTGTTCCGTTTATCATTTATACAACAATCGGGACAATTATATGGAACGCTGTGCTCATTTATTTAGGTATGGCTCTTGGACAGAATTGGGAAAAAGTACTCTATTATTTCGATATGTATTCAAACGTATTTTATATGATTATCGTTATCCTTTTAATCGCTGGTATTATCTATTTATATAAACGTAAAAGATAA
- a CDS encoding MFS transporter yields MRNTIIYLLSIFVITTGSLIYNFAISYYILELTKSPFLFSINTVIMSVGTIISLTIMGAFIDKYDRKSIIIILEILSCISLLALYLYTYNYGFNIKFLFCITAFRSLIIPVVSNTFDASLTQIFDEEKIQNVLGQVGTIRTSVFLIGPVLAGVLYGFVSLETMILIFLILQIISLLLDFLLKFKPYDNSVDLIENKPEKLLEFIIGKNKEAYKYVMNSNILSRIIILAMIINGVGAASFSVLPETIMIKELMFEPEYVGIASSVMGLGSLLATILLSKIKISNPLKSMRLAFLALAILMTVFTLPAYFQASLTVKLIYIAAIGMTMAFTFQFVSIPMMSYMQKIIENEYKGRVFSLLNSLGNILLPVGTLFFGFLYEFKVYVLVNLFTALVIITVTTILLNKDIVRESEMIYNKKSNA; encoded by the coding sequence TTGCGAAATACAATTATTTATCTTTTGAGTATTTTTGTAATAACTACTGGCAGCTTAATATACAATTTTGCAATTAGTTATTATATTTTAGAACTTACAAAATCACCATTCTTATTTTCGATTAACACGGTAATTATGAGTGTCGGAACTATCATTTCGTTAACGATAATGGGAGCATTTATAGATAAGTATGATAGAAAATCCATCATAATAATTCTCGAGATTCTTTCGTGTATTAGCCTTTTAGCATTATACCTATATACTTATAATTATGGGTTTAATATTAAATTTCTTTTTTGTATTACTGCCTTTAGATCTCTAATTATACCTGTTGTCTCTAATACATTTGATGCGTCATTAACTCAGATTTTCGATGAGGAGAAGATACAGAATGTTCTAGGGCAAGTAGGTACAATTAGAACAAGTGTCTTTTTAATAGGTCCTGTACTAGCGGGAGTACTGTATGGTTTTGTAAGTTTAGAAACGATGATATTGATTTTTTTAATTTTACAAATCATTTCATTATTATTAGACTTTTTACTCAAGTTTAAGCCATATGATAATTCTGTTGACCTAATTGAAAACAAGCCTGAAAAATTACTGGAATTCATTATCGGGAAAAATAAAGAAGCTTATAAATACGTGATGAACTCAAATATTCTATCAAGAATCATCATTTTAGCAATGATAATAAATGGAGTAGGTGCTGCAAGTTTTAGTGTATTGCCTGAAACGATAATGATTAAAGAGTTAATGTTTGAGCCTGAGTATGTTGGAATCGCGAGTTCTGTCATGGGTCTAGGATCATTGTTAGCAACTATACTTCTTTCTAAAATAAAGATATCTAATCCTTTGAAATCTATGAGACTGGCATTTTTAGCATTGGCAATCTTGATGACAGTGTTTACTTTGCCTGCATACTTTCAAGCGAGTTTGACTGTGAAATTGATATACATCGCTGCTATAGGGATGACTATGGCATTTACTTTTCAGTTCGTTTCAATACCTATGATGAGTTACATGCAAAAGATTATTGAAAATGAATATAAAGGCAGAGTTTTTTCATTGCTGAATTCTTTAGGAAATATATTGTTACCTGTTGGAACTTTATTCTTCGGCTTTTTATATGAATTTAAAGTTTACGTTTTAGTTAATTTATTTACTGCATTAGTTATAATTACGGTTACTACAATTTTGTTAAATAAAGATATCGTTAGAGAGAGTGAAATGATATACAACAAAAAATCTAATGCATAA
- a CDS encoding GNAT family N-acetyltransferase, with product MQYKITQYEDIYKEQIIEFILNIQRNEFGINITREEQSDLEDIPLHYLGRGGQFWIALSEDDKVIGTVGLVKLSSDNAALKKMFVNQNFRNLKLGKKLLNKVIDASKDAHITDIYLGTIDKFISAQHFYRNNDFYEIKKSELPTDFPKIDVDNRFYHRKL from the coding sequence ATGCAATATAAGATTACTCAATATGAAGATATATATAAGGAACAAATCATTGAATTTATATTAAACATTCAGCGAAACGAATTCGGCATAAACATTACACGAGAAGAACAAAGTGATTTAGAAGACATACCGCTACACTATCTAGGGCGTGGTGGACAATTCTGGATTGCACTTAGTGAAGACGATAAAGTTATCGGAACAGTAGGACTGGTGAAATTATCAAGCGATAATGCAGCTTTAAAGAAGATGTTTGTGAATCAGAATTTCAGAAATTTAAAATTAGGTAAAAAATTATTGAATAAAGTAATTGATGCATCTAAAGATGCACATATAACAGATATATACCTAGGGACAATTGATAAATTTATAAGCGCACAGCACTTTTATAGAAATAACGACTTTTATGAGATCAAAAAATCAGAATTACCTACAGACTTTCCAAAAATAGATGTAGATAATCGATTTTATCATAGGAAGTTATAG
- the modB gene encoding molybdate ABC transporter permease subunit, whose protein sequence is MTLAHLLTDENFISPIVISLKVAISATLLSFILALILHFLLSGKYFRGKTILEAIIMMPMVLPPTVVGFILLITFGKESFAGKVITAVFHQPIIFTIYAAITASTLVALPLMYQSLKIGIEQIPSSLYHVAQIDGASRIRMFTRITLPLSKAAILTGILLSFARAIGEFGATLIFAGNIPGITETMPTAIYVAIENNHMDYAYAWVFIMITMSFVMMIATQVLRK, encoded by the coding sequence ATGACTTTAGCGCACTTACTGACAGACGAAAACTTCATATCACCGATTGTCATATCGTTAAAAGTTGCGATAAGCGCTACATTGCTGAGCTTTATACTCGCGCTTATATTACACTTTTTATTGTCCGGGAAATATTTCAGAGGTAAAACGATTCTTGAAGCAATTATTATGATGCCGATGGTGCTGCCACCTACTGTTGTTGGCTTTATTCTACTCATTACGTTCGGCAAAGAAAGTTTTGCCGGGAAGGTCATTACAGCTGTTTTTCACCAGCCTATTATATTTACAATTTATGCAGCGATTACCGCTTCAACACTCGTTGCCTTACCGTTAATGTATCAATCTCTAAAGATTGGTATCGAACAAATTCCATCATCACTCTATCATGTTGCACAAATTGATGGTGCAAGTCGCATTCGCATGTTTACACGCATCACACTTCCGCTTTCTAAAGCGGCGATATTAACCGGTATTCTATTATCATTCGCACGTGCAATCGGAGAGTTTGGTGCGACCCTTATATTTGCTGGTAACATACCTGGTATTACTGAAACGATGCCGACTGCTATATATGTTGCAATTGAAAATAATCATATGGATTATGCATATGCATGGGTTTTCATTATGATTACGATGTCATTTGTAATGATGATTGCAACACAAGTGCTTAGGAAATAG
- the fdhD gene encoding formate dehydrogenase accessory sulfurtransferase FdhD codes for MTHEVYVTNKIMRFENDALHEVSDQIATEFPLTIYINNEEFATIVCTPEYMEELIIGFLASEGIIRKFSDIEKFHLDDSKGLCHITLSHAIHSIHANHSKRLISSCCGKSRQFYFVNDMQTSKVSTTDKTITPEEVIRMMQHLQSESKAFQVTGGLHNAAISDGGNFYLHRTDIGRHNAMDKLYGHCILNRIPIKDKILIFSGRISSEILIKASKIGVGIILSKSAPTDLAIKLADDLNITAIGFIRDDSFNVYSHPNRLIT; via the coding sequence ATGACGCATGAAGTTTACGTTACAAACAAAATAATGAGATTTGAAAATGATGCATTGCATGAAGTCAGTGATCAAATTGCAACAGAATTCCCACTAACGATCTACATTAATAACGAAGAGTTTGCAACGATTGTGTGCACACCTGAATATATGGAAGAACTAATTATCGGTTTCCTCGCATCAGAAGGTATTATCCGAAAGTTCAGTGACATTGAGAAATTCCATCTTGATGACTCTAAAGGACTATGTCATATTACGCTTTCACATGCGATTCATTCAATACACGCAAATCATTCTAAACGGCTGATCAGTTCCTGTTGTGGTAAAAGTCGTCAGTTTTACTTTGTTAACGACATGCAGACATCTAAAGTGTCGACTACTGACAAAACGATAACACCAGAAGAAGTTATCCGCATGATGCAGCATCTCCAAAGTGAAAGTAAGGCATTTCAAGTTACAGGAGGCTTGCATAATGCCGCAATTAGTGACGGTGGCAACTTCTACTTACACCGAACAGATATCGGTCGACATAATGCGATGGATAAATTATACGGACACTGCATTTTAAATCGAATCCCGATTAAAGATAAAATATTAATATTCTCAGGTAGAATCTCTTCAGAGATATTGATAAAAGCCTCTAAAATCGGCGTCGGGATAATATTAAGTAAATCTGCACCGACAGATCTTGCTATTAAGCTTGCCGATGACTTAAACATTACCGCAATCGGTTTTATAAGAGATGATAGCTTTAATGTATATAGTCACCCTAATCGTTTAATTACATAA
- the deoD gene encoding purine-nucleoside phosphorylase, with translation MSKSTPHIKPENNPIAETILLPGDPLRAKFIADTFLEDVVQFNEVRNMFGYTGTYKGKRISVMGTGMGIPSIGIYSYELIHTFGVKNLIRVGSCGAMQEDINVYDIIIAQGASTDSNYVAQYGLPGHFAPIANFDLLSRAKQLADEKGAVSHVGNVLSSDIFYNANKEATDKWRSMGILAVEMESAGLYMNAAYAGEDVRALGIFTVSDHLLTHEETTPEERQTSFTKMMEIALEIIE, from the coding sequence ATGTCTAAATCAACACCACATATTAAACCAGAAAATAATCCAATTGCAGAAACTATTCTGTTACCTGGAGATCCACTTCGTGCTAAGTTTATTGCAGATACTTTCTTAGAAGATGTTGTTCAATTCAACGAAGTACGTAACATGTTTGGGTATACTGGTACTTATAAAGGTAAGCGTATTTCAGTTATGGGTACTGGAATGGGTATCCCATCAATCGGTATTTACTCATATGAACTCATTCATACGTTCGGTGTGAAAAACTTAATTCGCGTTGGTTCTTGTGGCGCTATGCAGGAAGATATTAACGTGTATGATATTATTATCGCTCAAGGTGCTTCAACTGACTCTAACTACGTTGCACAATATGGTTTACCAGGTCACTTTGCCCCTATCGCAAACTTCGACTTACTATCACGTGCGAAACAGTTAGCTGATGAAAAAGGCGCTGTAAGTCATGTTGGTAACGTATTATCATCGGATATCTTCTACAATGCAAATAAAGAAGCGACTGATAAATGGCGTTCAATGGGTATTTTGGCAGTAGAAATGGAATCTGCAGGATTATACATGAATGCAGCTTACGCAGGTGAAGATGTTCGTGCACTTGGTATCTTCACTGTAAGTGATCACTTATTAACACACGAAGAAACAACTCCTGAAGAGCGTCAAACATCATTCACTAAAATGATGGAAATCGCTTTAGAAATCATAGAATAA
- a CDS encoding TerC family protein, producing the protein MDPSILLAYAWVIVVLVLLEGLLAADNAIVMAVMVKHLPEEQRKKALFYGLVGAFVFRLIALFFITVLAKYWWIQAAGAAYLLFMSAKSLYTYFKNKNHADDPSVPNIAEEEGNETKGSGFWMTVLKVEFADIAFAIDSMLAAIAIAVTLPHVGPDFMGLNAGQFAVMFTGGMLGVVLMRFAATYFIKLLEKYPGLEAAAFAIVGWIGVKLVVLVLAHDSIHVLPHEFPHSPVWQLIFWTVLLSILAIGFITSARQNKRSHS; encoded by the coding sequence ATGGATCCAAGTATTTTATTAGCATATGCATGGGTAATCGTCGTATTAGTATTATTAGAAGGGTTACTTGCTGCAGATAATGCAATCGTTATGGCAGTTATGGTAAAACATTTGCCAGAAGAACAAAGAAAGAAAGCTTTATTTTATGGTTTAGTTGGTGCATTTGTGTTTAGATTAATTGCATTATTCTTTATTACAGTACTTGCAAAGTACTGGTGGATACAAGCAGCTGGTGCAGCATACTTACTGTTTATGTCCGCTAAAAGTTTATACACATACTTCAAGAATAAAAATCATGCCGATGACCCGTCCGTACCGAATATTGCGGAAGAAGAAGGCAACGAAACAAAAGGTAGCGGCTTCTGGATGACTGTACTGAAAGTTGAATTTGCAGACATAGCTTTTGCAATCGACTCAATGCTTGCAGCAATCGCAATTGCTGTTACATTACCACATGTAGGACCGGACTTTATGGGACTTAATGCAGGACAATTTGCAGTAATGTTTACTGGAGGAATGTTAGGTGTTGTATTAATGCGATTTGCTGCAACATACTTCATCAAATTACTGGAGAAATATCCTGGACTTGAGGCAGCTGCATTTGCAATTGTTGGATGGATTGGTGTGAAACTTGTCGTACTCGTACTCGCTCATGATTCGATACACGTATTACCACATGAATTCCCACATTCACCAGTATGGCAGTTAATTTTCTGGACTGTACTACTTTCAATATTAGCAATCGGTTTTATTACGAGTGCAAGACAGAACAAAAGAAGTCATTCATAA
- a CDS encoding aminoacyltransferase: MKFCELQPSEFESFVNENFSHYTQSRIHFDYKHEHDEPVYLVGVKEGDEVLAACLLNSAPAFKFFNYFYSHRGPVMDYNNKVLVDLFYTELKQYLKARNGLFALVDPHIVMNYRDSDGNITEEKDVKGFIEQLQGLGYKHRGFPVGYSNDSQARFLSVLNIEDKSEDELLKEMEYKTRRNINKTYEMGVRLRDLSIDETDKFFELFKMAEDKHGFSFRDFDYFVKMQQIYKDQCRLVLSYIDLDEHLDILRNALNQKEEEYNKEKLKLDENPDFRKLRNKVEQLEKTVDKDKKKIKEIEALRQSDGKILHLASALYIHNEHELYYLSSGSNPKYNQFMGPYNMMFEMIKYAKNLNLKTYNFYGVTGVFTEDAEDYGVLKFKKGFNAHVEEYIGDFILPLSPFYKLYELKQKL, from the coding sequence ATGAAATTTTGTGAATTACAACCGAGTGAATTTGAGTCCTTTGTAAATGAAAATTTTAGTCATTATACACAATCTAGAATTCATTTTGATTATAAGCATGAACATGACGAACCTGTATATTTAGTAGGTGTTAAAGAAGGAGATGAGGTATTAGCCGCATGTCTGTTAAATAGCGCACCTGCCTTTAAGTTCTTTAATTACTTTTATTCGCACCGTGGACCGGTAATGGATTATAACAATAAAGTACTTGTAGATTTATTTTACACGGAGTTAAAACAGTATTTAAAGGCGCGTAACGGCTTATTTGCACTCGTAGATCCTCATATCGTTATGAATTATAGAGATAGCGATGGTAACATCACAGAGGAAAAGGATGTCAAAGGCTTTATCGAACAACTGCAAGGGTTAGGGTATAAGCATAGAGGCTTTCCTGTAGGTTATTCGAATGATTCACAAGCGCGTTTCTTATCCGTACTGAATATTGAGGATAAATCAGAAGATGAACTGCTTAAAGAAATGGAGTATAAAACGCGAAGAAACATTAATAAAACGTATGAAATGGGTGTCCGTCTAAGAGATTTATCGATAGATGAGACGGATAAATTCTTCGAGTTGTTTAAAATGGCTGAAGATAAGCATGGCTTTTCATTCAGAGATTTTGATTACTTTGTTAAGATGCAGCAAATTTATAAAGACCAGTGCAGATTAGTATTAAGTTATATTGACCTTGATGAGCATCTGGATATATTGAGAAATGCATTAAATCAAAAAGAAGAAGAATATAATAAAGAAAAATTGAAATTAGACGAAAACCCTGACTTCAGAAAGCTGCGCAATAAAGTGGAGCAGCTGGAAAAAACAGTAGATAAAGATAAGAAAAAGATTAAAGAGATTGAAGCATTAAGACAGTCTGATGGTAAGATTCTTCATTTAGCAAGTGCATTATACATTCATAATGAACATGAGTTATATTACTTATCTAGTGGTTCTAACCCGAAGTATAATCAGTTTATGGGACCTTACAACATGATGTTTGAAATGATTAAATATGCGAAAAACTTAAATTTAAAAACATATAATTTCTACGGTGTAACAGGTGTATTTACTGAAGACGCTGAAGACTATGGTGTACTTAAGTTTAAGAAAGGCTTCAATGCACATGTTGAAGAATATATTGGAGACTTTATTTTACCGCTCAGTCCATTTTATAAATTATACGAATTAAAACAGAAGTTATAA